The Flavobacterium johnsoniae genomic sequence TATTTCAAAAAGAAATGCAAGTGATCCAGCAACAGGTGGTGGTCCTTTAGGAGAATTAGCTAGCTCTGAAGTTTCAAAATTCATTATTGGAGGGTACCAACAGCATTTAGGTGCTCCTTGGGGAAATCCTGACGGATGGATGCTACATTATACTGGATTAATGGATGAATTCAGAATTTACGATTCTGCTCTTACAGATCCAGAAGTTACTGCTCTTTATAAATTAGAGAAAGATAAAAGATAAAGTTTTAAGCATACACCTGATGCAAATTCAGGTGTATGTTTTAATTAATAATTATAGAAATTGATAAAATGAAGTTAGGTTTATATATTATAATGTTTTTAAGTGCTGTTAGTTCATGTTCTTCATCTTCACCAGAAGGAGGAAATACAGGAGGCACGCCATTGCCAACAAATCCAACAACGCCAACAAAGCCGTTAACAGATACAGAAGCAATGGATCAAGTTCAAAAGGATGCAATAAAATATTTTTGGGAATATGCTGATCCAAATTCAAAATTGGCAAGAGAAAGATATCTTACAGAAGATCCAAATTTTGAGTCAAACATTATAACTACTGGAGGTTCTGCATTTGGATTAATGAGTATAATTGTAGGGGTAGAAAGAGGTTTTTTGCCAAGAGCTGAAGCTGTTTCTAGACTTTCAACAGCATTAAATTTCCTAGAAAAAGCAGATAGATTTCACGGTGCTTGGTCACATTGGATGGACAATACTTCTGGAAAAGTTATACCATTTGGGACAAAAGATAACGGTGGAGATTTAGTAGAAACTTCTTTTGTTTGTCAAGCTTTAATTACGATTAGAGAATACTTTAAAAACGGAAGTACAACTGAAAAAGAATTGGCAGCTAAAGCTGATGAACTTTGGAAAGGTGTAGAATGGGATTGGTATACAAGAGGCGAAAACGCATTGTATTGGCACTGGTCACCAAATTATGGTTGGGATATGAACTTCAAACTTGAAGGTTATAATGAATGTTTAATTACTTATGTAATGGCAGCTTCATCGCCAACACATCCAATTTCTGCAGAAGCATATCACCAAGCTTGGGCGAGAAGTGGTGCTATTGTAAATGGAGGTGTTCAATACGGAATTCCAGTTGTCTTAAGTTACAACGGAGCAGTTGGAAATGTTGGACCAATGTTTTGGTCGCATTATTCTTACTTAGGTTTAGATCCAAATAATCTAAAAGATAAATATGCAGATTACTGGCAATTGACACAAAACCATGCGAAAATCATGGTTCAATATAGTGTTGCTAATCCAAAAGGATTTAAAGATTATTCAGATAAATGTTGGGGATTAACGGCAAGTTATACTCGTAATCCTGACGGAACAACGGGGTATACAGCGCATCAGCCAAACAATGACAATGGAGTAATTTCTCCGACTGCAGCACTTTCATCTTTTCCATATACACCTGTAGAATCAATGAAGTTTTTACATTATTTATATGATGAAAATAGAGCAAAATATGTTGGAATAGCAGGACCATATGATGCTATTTCACCACAATATAATTGGGTAACACCACGATATTTAGCAATTGATCAGGGAACTATTGCTCCTATGATTGAAAATTATAGAACAGGTTTATTATGGAAACTGTTTATGAATGCATCAGATACAAAACAAGGTTTGAAAAAACTTGGATTTACTTCTGGTAAATACGGAATTTAATTGTCTTTAAATGAAATTTAGAATCACGCTTTTTGTCTTATTATTTACAGTATTTGGATTTTCACAAAGTGAAATAACTGGAAAAATTAATACCGTTATAATGTCCAAATACGAGTTGGGATATGCGTTGCATCGTCCAGCGAATACCAAAGAAAAAAAGCCATTGATTGTTTTTATTTCTGGTGACGGAGAAAAAGGAACTGATATTGAAAAGGTTAAAATAAATGGACCTTTTAAGTATTTAAAAACGCACCAATTAGATGCGTATGTTCTGGCTCCACAATGTAAAGAAGATGAAAACTGGGATATAGAATCAATTTATCAGCTGATTTTAAAAATTCAAAAAGAGAATAAAATCGATTCAGATAGAATATATGTTACTGGTTTGAGCTCAGGAGGTTGGGCTTCGTGGAATTTGGCTTTTGCACATCCGGATCTATTTGCAGCAAACGTACCTGTCGCTGGTTTTGTAGATTTAATTCAGTTAGAGCACGCTTGTGAAATAGCCAATATTCCGACCAGAATTTTTCACGGATTGCTTGATGATGTGGTGAATGTAAATTATGCCATCACGATTTACAAAGAATTGAAAAAATGCAATGCGAAAGATGTAAAGCTGACCATTTTTGATGACGCAAATCATGACAGCTGGACAAGAGTGTATGATAATCAAGAAATCTACGACTGGATGTTTCAGCAGAAAAAAACGAATACAAACAAATAAATAGAATAGAATGAAATCACTTTGATTCAAATGAAAAACTGAACGAAGAAAAGTGATTCCATGTTCCGATTAAAAACAAATATTAAATAAACATGAAAAACAAATTAGTCTTGCTTTTTTTAGGATGCGCGGTTTTGGGTTATGCTCAAAAGAAGCCTGCTAAAAACACAGTAAAAATTAAACCAAAGTCTGAATTTGTGGCGGAGTTAATGTCAAAAATGACTTTAGACGAGAAATTGGGTCAGTTAAACTTGCCAACATCTGGTGATATTACCACAGGGCAGGCAAACAGCTCAAATGTGGCAAAAAATATTGCTGAAGGTAAAGTGGGTGGTTTGTTCAACATTAAATCAGTTCAAAAAATTAAGGAAGTACAGAAAATTGCGGTGGAGAAAAGCCGTTTAAAAATTCCGTTGCTTTTTGGTATGGACGTAATTCATGGTTACGAAACAACATTCCCAATTCCGTTAGGATTGTCTTGTACTTGGGATATGGCTTTGATCGAAAGAAGTGCGCAGATTGCTGCAAAAGAAGCAAGTGCAGACGGAATCAATTGGACATTCTCGCCAATGGTAGACATTTCTCGTGATCCACGTTGGGGAAGAGTTTCTGAAGGTTCTGGAGAAGATCCGTACTTAGGAGGACAAATTGCCAAAGCAATGGTAAATGGTTACCAACAGCACGATCTTTCTAAAAACAACTCCATTTTAGCTTGTGTAAAGCACTTTGCATTATATGGAGCTCCTGAAGGTGGACGTGATTACAATACTGTAGACATGAGCCATATCAGAATGTTCAATGACTATTTTCCTCCTTACAAAGCAGCTGTTGATGCTGGTGTAGGTTCAGTTATGGCTTCTTTCAACGAAGTTGACGGAATTCCAGCAACTGGAAACAAATGGTTAATGACTGACGTTTTAAGAAAACAATGGGGTTTCAAAGGATTTGTAGTAACAGATTTTACAGGAATTCCTGAAATGATCGAACACGGAATGGGGAATCTTCAAGATGTTTCTGCTTTAGCATTAA encodes the following:
- a CDS encoding prolyl oligopeptidase family serine peptidase, giving the protein MKFRITLFVLLFTVFGFSQSEITGKINTVIMSKYELGYALHRPANTKEKKPLIVFISGDGEKGTDIEKVKINGPFKYLKTHQLDAYVLAPQCKEDENWDIESIYQLILKIQKENKIDSDRIYVTGLSSGGWASWNLAFAHPDLFAANVPVAGFVDLIQLEHACEIANIPTRIFHGLLDDVVNVNYAITIYKELKKCNAKDVKLTIFDDANHDSWTRVYDNQEIYDWMFQQKKTNTNK
- a CDS encoding glucoamylase family protein; its protein translation is MKLGLYIIMFLSAVSSCSSSSPEGGNTGGTPLPTNPTTPTKPLTDTEAMDQVQKDAIKYFWEYADPNSKLARERYLTEDPNFESNIITTGGSAFGLMSIIVGVERGFLPRAEAVSRLSTALNFLEKADRFHGAWSHWMDNTSGKVIPFGTKDNGGDLVETSFVCQALITIREYFKNGSTTEKELAAKADELWKGVEWDWYTRGENALYWHWSPNYGWDMNFKLEGYNECLITYVMAASSPTHPISAEAYHQAWARSGAIVNGGVQYGIPVVLSYNGAVGNVGPMFWSHYSYLGLDPNNLKDKYADYWQLTQNHAKIMVQYSVANPKGFKDYSDKCWGLTASYTRNPDGTTGYTAHQPNNDNGVISPTAALSSFPYTPVESMKFLHYLYDENRAKYVGIAGPYDAISPQYNWVTPRYLAIDQGTIAPMIENYRTGLLWKLFMNASDTKQGLKKLGFTSGKYGI